From Paraburkholderia sabiae, a single genomic window includes:
- a CDS encoding ParA family protein yields the protein MTVIVIANPKGGVGKSTLSTNLAGYFAAEGQWVALADLDRQQSAHAWLDLRPETLPAIETWQVDPDSPVKPPKGLEQAVIDTPAGLHGNRLNVALSLADKVIVPLQPSIFDILATKEFLERLAKEKAVRKGAIEIGVVGMRVDARTKSADQLHRFVEGLDLPVLGYLRDTQNYVQLAAHGLTLWDVAKSRVEKDLEQWESITAWVDGKGHGIKAESAKAENGKPANGKGGNKKG from the coding sequence ATGACGGTGATCGTGATAGCGAATCCAAAGGGCGGCGTGGGCAAGAGCACGCTGTCGACCAATCTGGCTGGCTACTTTGCGGCGGAAGGCCAATGGGTCGCGCTCGCCGATCTCGACCGGCAGCAGTCCGCGCACGCGTGGCTCGATCTGCGTCCGGAAACCTTGCCGGCCATCGAAACATGGCAGGTCGATCCCGACTCGCCCGTGAAGCCGCCCAAGGGCCTCGAGCAGGCCGTGATCGATACGCCCGCCGGGCTGCACGGCAACCGGCTGAACGTCGCGCTGTCGCTGGCCGACAAGGTGATCGTGCCGCTCCAGCCGTCCATCTTCGATATCCTCGCGACCAAGGAATTTCTCGAACGCCTCGCGAAGGAAAAGGCCGTCCGCAAAGGCGCGATCGAGATCGGCGTGGTCGGCATGCGGGTGGATGCGCGCACGAAGTCGGCGGACCAGTTGCATCGCTTCGTCGAAGGGCTCGATCTGCCCGTGCTCGGCTATCTGCGCGACACACAGAATTACGTGCAGCTGGCGGCGCACGGCCTGACGCTGTGGGACGTCGCGAAGAGCCGTGTCGAGAAGGATCTGGAGCAGTGGGAGTCGATCACCGCGTGGGTCGACGGGAAAGGCCACGGCATTAAAGCCGAGAGCGCCAAGGCTGAGAACGGCAAGCCCGCGAACGGGAAGGGCGGCAACAAAAAGGGCTGA
- a CDS encoding PaaI family thioesterase — protein MSKLRSDYTIDRLHERQKGSLPGLLGVRVLALDEGTLTAELTVRSDLLAPNGYLHAATVVALADTACGYACLAHLPDNATNFTTIELKSNFLGTSRDGTIRAVAKAVHLGRSTQVWDATVTDANGKTMALFRCTQIVLY, from the coding sequence ATGAGCAAACTGCGCAGCGACTACACGATCGACCGTCTTCACGAACGCCAGAAGGGCTCGCTGCCCGGCCTGCTGGGCGTGCGCGTCCTCGCGCTCGACGAAGGCACGCTGACGGCCGAACTGACCGTGCGCAGCGACCTTCTCGCGCCGAACGGCTACCTTCACGCGGCAACCGTCGTGGCGCTCGCCGATACGGCATGCGGCTATGCGTGCCTCGCGCACCTGCCCGACAACGCAACCAATTTCACGACCATCGAGCTAAAGAGCAACTTCCTCGGCACGTCGCGGGACGGAACGATCCGCGCCGTCGCCAAAGCCGTGCATCTGGGACGCAGCACGCAGGTGTGGGACGCGACCGTCACCGATGCCAACGGCAAGACGATGGCCCTGTTCCGCTGCACGCAGATCGTGCTGTACTGA
- a CDS encoding tetratricopeptide repeat protein: protein MPPEPANFQAAFEAHLAGRLDEAERGYRAVLEHDPHHADALHLLGVVLSARGVWIEGEALLHRAIALRDDAHFHANLAELLLRRGRLQEAEASGRRAIDVDPRCGLAHFYLAETLTRTARPREAEAAYRRSIELEPKMLAVRNNLGNLLLHENRFDDAIATFGEALDIDGTYIHALYNLGMALLRSVRPAEAEMAFRRALAVQPDHRDALHNLGTALKLTGRYDEAEAVYRQTLALAPDFADAHWNLAVLLLTQGRLAEGWPHAEARYAPQRAPKDIPPPAGTPQWQGESLDGKTLVLWHEQGYGDCVQFARYAPLLKALGVRHLTLMCPAPLKPLMETLDSIDAVTTHSGQIGQHDFWAYPLSLPLRFGTTLDTIPAALPYLRALPERVERWRVHLSKAPGLKIGLVWKGFAGNQHDATRSLPDLTPLAPLWTVAGVTFFSLQKGQGEDEAAAPPDGQPIVSLGSGIEDFADTAAIIAQLDLLIAVDTAAAHVAGALGKPCWLMLPHDWTDWRWLLERDDTPWYPGVMRLFRQSAADDWREVAERMADALRHLEK from the coding sequence ATGCCTCCTGAACCAGCGAACTTCCAGGCCGCCTTCGAAGCCCATCTCGCCGGCCGGCTCGACGAAGCCGAACGCGGCTATCGCGCCGTGCTCGAACACGACCCGCATCACGCCGACGCGCTGCATCTGCTCGGCGTCGTACTGTCGGCGCGCGGCGTATGGATCGAAGGCGAAGCGCTGCTGCACCGCGCGATCGCGTTGCGCGACGACGCGCATTTCCACGCCAATCTCGCCGAACTGCTGCTGCGCCGTGGGCGACTGCAAGAGGCCGAAGCAAGCGGCCGTCGAGCCATCGACGTCGATCCGCGCTGCGGGCTCGCCCATTTCTACCTTGCCGAAACACTGACGCGAACGGCGCGTCCGCGCGAAGCCGAAGCGGCGTATCGCAGGTCAATCGAACTCGAGCCGAAGATGCTCGCTGTCCGCAACAATCTCGGCAACCTGCTGCTGCACGAGAACCGCTTCGACGACGCCATCGCCACGTTTGGCGAGGCGCTCGACATCGACGGCACGTATATCCACGCGCTGTACAACCTCGGCATGGCGCTCTTGCGCAGCGTGCGTCCCGCCGAGGCCGAGATGGCGTTCCGGCGGGCGCTCGCCGTTCAGCCCGATCATCGCGACGCGCTGCACAACCTTGGCACGGCGCTCAAGCTCACGGGCCGATACGACGAAGCGGAAGCCGTCTACCGGCAGACCCTCGCGCTAGCGCCGGATTTCGCCGACGCTCACTGGAACCTCGCCGTGCTGCTGCTCACTCAGGGCCGTCTGGCGGAAGGCTGGCCGCACGCTGAGGCCCGTTACGCGCCGCAGCGCGCGCCGAAGGACATTCCGCCGCCCGCCGGGACGCCGCAGTGGCAAGGCGAGTCACTCGACGGAAAGACGCTCGTGCTGTGGCACGAGCAAGGCTACGGCGACTGCGTGCAGTTCGCGCGCTACGCGCCGCTTCTGAAGGCACTCGGCGTGCGGCACTTGACGCTGATGTGCCCGGCGCCGCTCAAACCGTTGATGGAAACGCTCGACAGCATCGACGCCGTCACGACGCACAGCGGCCAGATCGGGCAGCACGACTTCTGGGCGTATCCGCTGAGCCTGCCATTGCGGTTCGGCACGACGCTCGACACCATTCCCGCCGCGCTGCCTTATCTGCGTGCATTGCCGGAGCGCGTCGAGCGATGGCGTGTCCATCTGTCGAAGGCGCCGGGGCTAAAAATCGGGCTCGTCTGGAAGGGCTTCGCCGGCAACCAGCACGACGCGACGCGCTCGCTTCCCGATCTCACGCCGCTCGCGCCGCTGTGGACCGTGGCAGGCGTGACGTTTTTCAGCCTGCAAAAAGGCCAGGGCGAGGACGAAGCGGCCGCGCCGCCTGACGGGCAGCCCATCGTGAGTCTTGGCTCGGGTATCGAGGATTTCGCGGATACGGCCGCGATCATCGCGCAACTGGATTTGCTGATCGCCGTCGATACGGCGGCCGCGCATGTGGCGGGCGCGCTCGGCAAACCGTGCTGGCTGATGCTGCCGCACGACTGGACCGACTGGCGCTGGCTGCTCGAACGCGACGATACGCCGTGGTATCCGGGCGTGATGCGCCTGTTCAGGCAGTCGGCTGCGGACGACTGGCGGGAAGTCGCCGAACGCATGGCGGATGCGCTCCGGCATCTGGAAAAATGA
- a CDS encoding DoxX family protein, whose protein sequence is MNPTASNKADLAATILRVALGVMYLAHSLQKIFVFTLPGTAQFFQSIGYPGWLGYLTAFVELFGGIALLLGVQVRWVALVLVPFMLGALSVHLPNGWGFASPHGGWEYPAFWAVTLVVQSLLGNGLFAVGGVKAASVGQVRNAA, encoded by the coding sequence ATGAACCCGACCGCAAGCAACAAAGCCGATCTGGCCGCCACGATCCTGCGCGTCGCGCTGGGCGTGATGTATCTGGCGCACAGCCTGCAGAAAATCTTCGTCTTCACGCTGCCGGGCACGGCGCAATTCTTCCAGTCGATCGGCTATCCGGGCTGGCTCGGCTATCTGACCGCGTTCGTCGAACTGTTCGGCGGGATTGCGCTGCTGCTCGGCGTGCAGGTCCGCTGGGTCGCGCTGGTGCTGGTGCCGTTCATGCTCGGCGCGCTGTCCGTGCATCTGCCGAACGGCTGGGGCTTTGCGTCGCCGCACGGCGGCTGGGAATATCCGGCGTTCTGGGCGGTGACGCTCGTCGTGCAGTCGCTGCTCGGCAATGGGCTGTTTGCTGTCGGCGGCGTGAAGGCGGCGTCGGTCGGGCAGGTGCGCAACGCGGCCTGA
- a CDS encoding cobyric acid synthase gives MIQGTTSDAGKSTLVAGLCRLARRAGVRVAPFKPQNMALNSAVTVDGGEIGRAQALQAVAAGIDAHTDLNPVLLKPTSDRGAQVIIHGKARMNLDARAYHDYKPVAFEAVLESYARLKASYDAIFVEGAGSPAEINLRERDIANMGFAEAVDCPVVLVADIDRGGVFAHLTGTLACLSESEQARVRGFVINRFRGDVSLLQPGLDWLEAKTGKPVLGVVPYLHGLTLDAEDMLPRELRAAQASAEALRVVVPALPHISNHTDFDALRAHPQVDFHYVRSGTTPPPADLIILPGSKNVQGDLAFLRAQGWDAVLQKHLRYGGRVIGICGGMQMLGREVADPYGVEGPPATVAGLGWLDFSTTLTREKTLKNVTGRLATSTADVAGYEIHMGETQGPALDAPALLLADEAGGVRPDGARSADNQILATYVHGLFDTPAACASLLEWAGLKNADAIDYPALREASLERLADTLAGHLDLKRLWAAVG, from the coding sequence ATGATTCAAGGCACGACTTCCGATGCCGGCAAGAGCACGCTCGTCGCCGGTCTGTGCCGGCTCGCGCGGCGCGCGGGCGTGCGGGTCGCGCCGTTCAAGCCGCAGAACATGGCGCTCAACAGCGCAGTGACCGTCGACGGCGGCGAGATCGGCCGCGCGCAGGCGTTGCAGGCGGTTGCGGCGGGCATCGACGCGCACACCGATCTGAACCCCGTGCTGCTCAAGCCGACCAGCGATCGCGGCGCGCAGGTGATCATCCACGGCAAGGCGCGCATGAACCTCGATGCGCGCGCGTATCACGACTACAAGCCCGTCGCGTTCGAAGCGGTGCTGGAATCGTATGCGCGGCTGAAGGCGTCTTACGACGCGATCTTCGTCGAAGGCGCGGGCAGTCCCGCCGAAATCAATCTGCGCGAGCGCGACATCGCGAACATGGGTTTTGCTGAAGCCGTCGATTGTCCCGTCGTGCTCGTCGCCGACATCGATCGCGGCGGCGTGTTCGCGCATCTGACGGGCACGCTCGCGTGTTTGTCGGAAAGCGAGCAGGCGCGCGTGCGCGGCTTCGTGATCAACCGTTTTCGCGGCGACGTGAGCTTGCTGCAACCGGGGCTCGACTGGCTCGAAGCGAAGACGGGCAAGCCCGTGCTCGGCGTCGTGCCGTATCTGCATGGCCTCACGCTCGATGCCGAAGACATGCTGCCGCGCGAGCTGCGCGCCGCGCAGGCGAGTGCGGAGGCGTTGCGCGTCGTCGTGCCCGCGTTGCCGCATATCAGCAATCACACGGATTTCGACGCACTGCGTGCGCATCCTCAGGTCGACTTTCACTACGTGCGTTCGGGCACCACGCCGCCGCCCGCTGACCTGATCATTCTGCCGGGTTCGAAGAACGTGCAGGGCGATCTCGCGTTTTTGCGCGCGCAAGGCTGGGACGCCGTGTTGCAAAAGCATCTGCGTTACGGCGGACGCGTGATCGGCATTTGCGGCGGCATGCAGATGCTCGGTCGCGAGGTGGCGGATCCGTATGGCGTGGAAGGGCCGCCCGCGACGGTCGCCGGGCTCGGCTGGCTCGATTTCTCGACGACGCTCACGCGCGAGAAGACACTGAAGAACGTAACGGGTCGGCTCGCGACGAGCACCGCCGATGTCGCGGGCTACGAGATCCACATGGGCGAGACGCAAGGGCCCGCACTCGATGCGCCCGCACTGCTGCTCGCCGACGAAGCGGGCGGTGTGCGTCCCGATGGCGCGCGTTCCGCCGACAACCAGATTCTCGCGACCTACGTGCACGGTCTGTTCGACACGCCCGCCGCCTGCGCGTCGCTGCTCGAATGGGCCGGGCTGAAAAATGCCGATGCAATCGACTATCCGGCATTGCGCGAAGCTTCGCTGGAACGGCTCGCCGACACGCTCGCCGGGCATCTCGATCTGAAACGTCTGTGGGCGGCGGTCGGCTGA
- the cobU gene encoding bifunctional adenosylcobinamide kinase/adenosylcobinamide-phosphate guanylyltransferase, which translates to MISRDLTFVLGGARSGKSLHAEQLASASTWPVTYVATARIGDEEFAARVARHRERRPAHWALLEAPLDLPQAIASIDKADHCILIDCLTLWLANLLCPADGSPPLANYLDRFAALETALAQAHSKIIVVSNEIGLGVIPLGAATRLYVDELGRLNQRIAAISTQATMMVAGLPLSLKQAGRA; encoded by the coding sequence ATGATTTCCCGCGACCTCACCTTCGTTCTCGGCGGCGCACGCTCGGGCAAGAGCCTGCATGCCGAACAACTCGCGAGCGCGAGCACATGGCCTGTCACCTATGTCGCGACCGCGCGCATCGGCGACGAGGAATTCGCTGCACGCGTCGCACGTCATCGCGAGCGGCGGCCCGCGCATTGGGCGCTGCTCGAAGCGCCGCTCGATTTGCCGCAAGCCATCGCGTCCATCGACAAGGCAGACCACTGCATCCTGATCGACTGCCTGACGCTGTGGCTCGCGAATCTGCTCTGCCCCGCCGATGGTTCTCCTCCGCTCGCCAATTATCTCGACCGATTCGCCGCGCTCGAAACGGCGCTCGCGCAGGCGCATTCGAAGATCATCGTCGTCAGCAACGAGATCGGTCTTGGCGTGATCCCGCTCGGCGCAGCGACGCGTCTTTACGTCGACGAACTCGGACGGCTGAATCAGCGCATCGCGGCCATCAGCACGCAGGCCACGATGATGGTCGCGGGTTTGCCGCTGTCGCTCAAGCAAGCGGGCCGCGCATGA
- the cbiB gene encoding adenosylcobinamide-phosphate synthase CbiB, producing MMLLSLPLVATLATASVAVDRWFGEPERTHPLVGFGKLAAKIEAALNTGRRGRLLGILAWLLAVAPPVLIATWLVLALPFIWACVVHVALLYFALGARSLHDHIEPIGRALAKRDLAQARVLTARIVSRETSDADEGALSRAAVESALENGNDAIFGALFWFVIFGGPGALAFRLANTLDAMWGYRTPRYLRFGWAAARFDDAFNYVPARLTALSYALLGDTRTALQCWREQAPRWDSPNAGPVMASGAGSLNVLLGGAAVYHGVIEQRPVLGAGHTASARHVESALILVERTVILWLAAFIALALLSVPFQS from the coding sequence ATGATGCTGCTGTCGTTGCCGCTCGTCGCGACGCTCGCCACGGCCTCCGTCGCGGTCGACCGATGGTTCGGCGAACCGGAGCGCACGCATCCTCTCGTCGGTTTCGGCAAGCTCGCGGCGAAAATCGAAGCCGCGCTGAACACGGGGCGACGCGGACGGCTGCTGGGCATACTCGCGTGGCTGCTCGCCGTCGCGCCGCCCGTGCTGATCGCGACATGGCTCGTGCTCGCGCTGCCGTTCATCTGGGCGTGCGTGGTGCATGTCGCGTTGCTCTACTTCGCGCTCGGCGCGCGCAGTCTGCACGATCACATCGAACCGATCGGCCGCGCGCTCGCAAAGCGCGATCTCGCGCAGGCGCGCGTGCTGACGGCGCGCATCGTATCGCGCGAAACGTCGGATGCCGATGAAGGCGCGCTGTCGCGCGCCGCGGTGGAATCCGCATTGGAAAACGGCAACGATGCGATCTTCGGCGCGCTGTTCTGGTTCGTGATTTTCGGCGGGCCGGGCGCGCTCGCCTTTCGTCTCGCGAATACGCTCGATGCGATGTGGGGTTATCGCACGCCGCGCTATCTGCGCTTCGGCTGGGCGGCCGCGCGTTTTGACGACGCGTTCAACTACGTGCCCGCGCGTTTGACGGCGCTGAGCTACGCGCTGCTCGGCGACACGCGCACCGCCCTGCAATGCTGGCGCGAACAGGCGCCGCGCTGGGACAGCCCGAACGCGGGGCCCGTGATGGCCTCGGGTGCGGGCAGCCTCAACGTGCTGCTCGGCGGCGCGGCTGTGTATCACGGCGTGATAGAACAGCGTCCCGTGCTCGGCGCCGGTCACACGGCCAGCGCGCGGCATGTCGAGTCGGCGCTGATACTCGTCGAACGAACGGTGATTCTGTGGCTCGCCGCGTTCATTGCGCTCGCGCTGCTGAGCGTGCCGTTCCAGAGCTAA
- the cobD gene encoding threonine-phosphate decarboxylase CobD: protein MTQTIQHGGNLHEAAQRYGIPYDAWLDLSTGINPHGYPVPPVPADAWRRLPDSGDGFAERAARYYGAPDASHVLPVAGSQAAIRALPMLLERGTVGIARLTYGEYAPAFARAGHRVMTLDVTRAALPDNLKHVVVVNPNNPTAEHLNASTLLQWHAALNERGGTLIVDEAFADALPSQSIAAHTHREGVVVLRSPGKFFGLAGVRAGFVLACPRLLEALDETLGAWTVSGPARHAVSAAFADTAWQENMRAQLEHESSRLVALLNAHRFTVHSTPLFAWIADTRAAQLHHALAAQGVWTRFFAAPASVRFGLPATESEWTRLEAALHHAMTTL, encoded by the coding sequence ATGACACAGACCATTCAGCACGGCGGCAATCTGCACGAAGCGGCGCAACGCTACGGCATTCCGTACGACGCGTGGCTCGATCTGTCGACGGGCATCAATCCGCATGGCTATCCCGTGCCGCCCGTTCCCGCCGATGCCTGGCGTCGTCTGCCCGACAGCGGCGACGGTTTCGCGGAACGCGCGGCGCGCTATTACGGCGCGCCGGATGCATCGCATGTGTTGCCCGTCGCGGGGAGCCAGGCGGCGATACGGGCGCTGCCGATGTTGCTCGAACGCGGCACGGTAGGCATTGCGCGGTTGACGTATGGCGAATATGCGCCTGCGTTCGCGCGTGCCGGGCATCGTGTGATGACGCTCGATGTCACGCGCGCTGCGCTGCCCGATAACCTCAAGCATGTTGTCGTCGTCAATCCGAACAACCCGACGGCCGAGCATCTAAACGCGTCGACGCTGCTGCAATGGCACGCTGCATTGAATGAACGCGGCGGCACGCTGATCGTCGACGAAGCGTTCGCCGATGCGCTGCCGTCTCAATCGATCGCTGCGCACACGCATCGCGAAGGGGTCGTCGTGCTGCGTTCTCCGGGCAAGTTTTTCGGACTCGCGGGCGTGCGTGCGGGCTTCGTGCTGGCGTGTCCGCGGCTGCTCGAAGCGCTCGATGAAACGCTCGGCGCGTGGACCGTCAGCGGTCCTGCGCGTCATGCCGTCAGCGCAGCCTTCGCCGATACAGCCTGGCAAGAGAACATGCGCGCGCAACTCGAACACGAAAGCTCGCGTCTCGTCGCGCTGTTGAACGCGCATCGCTTCACCGTTCATTCGACGCCGCTGTTCGCATGGATCGCCGACACGCGCGCCGCTCAACTGCATCACGCGCTCGCGGCACAAGGCGTATGGACACGCTTCTTCGCCGCCCCCGCGAGCGTGCGTTTCGGTCTGCCTGCAACGGAAAGCGAATGGACGCGCCTCGAAGCCGCGCTGCATCACGCAATGACAACGCTCTAA
- a CDS encoding cobalamin-binding protein, with protein MRLRRSFRALATSCALAFTSHAHAAITVTDDTGAQVTLAQPAQRVISLAPHVTEMIYAAGGGAKLVGAVTYSDYPPEAKQLPRVGDNKALDLERIVALKPDLIVVWRHGNAQRQTDRLRELHIPLYFSEPHRLDDIAVSLTKLGTLLGTSTSADAAARSYRQQIAALRERYAKQPVVSVFYQVWDEPLMTLNGEHMISDVIALCGGRNVFAKLEPLVPTISTEAVLAANPDAIVTAAPGATQPDRPLPSLDKWKAWPGMTAVAHNNLFAIDGDLINRPAPRIAQGAAQLCEDLDIARSHRAGH; from the coding sequence ATGCGACTCCGCCGATCATTTCGCGCACTGGCCACGTCATGCGCACTCGCGTTCACGTCGCACGCTCACGCGGCAATCACCGTCACCGACGACACCGGCGCGCAAGTCACGCTCGCGCAACCCGCGCAACGCGTGATCAGCCTCGCGCCGCACGTGACGGAAATGATCTACGCGGCGGGCGGCGGCGCGAAGCTCGTCGGCGCGGTGACGTACAGCGACTATCCGCCCGAAGCAAAACAGCTGCCGCGCGTCGGCGATAACAAGGCGCTCGATCTCGAACGCATCGTCGCGTTGAAGCCCGATCTGATCGTCGTGTGGCGGCATGGCAATGCGCAGCGGCAGACCGATCGCCTGCGCGAACTGCACATACCGTTGTACTTCAGCGAGCCGCATCGTCTCGACGATATCGCTGTGTCGCTGACGAAGCTCGGCACATTGCTCGGCACGTCGACTTCCGCCGATGCAGCGGCGCGCAGTTATCGCCAGCAGATTGCCGCGCTGCGCGAACGATACGCGAAGCAACCCGTGGTCAGCGTGTTCTATCAGGTATGGGACGAGCCGCTGATGACGCTCAACGGCGAGCACATGATCAGCGACGTGATCGCGCTGTGCGGCGGACGCAATGTGTTTGCGAAGCTCGAACCGCTGGTGCCGACGATATCGACGGAAGCGGTGCTGGCGGCGAACCCCGACGCCATCGTGACTGCCGCGCCCGGCGCCACGCAACCGGACCGACCGCTGCCATCGCTCGATAAATGGAAGGCGTGGCCCGGCATGACAGCCGTGGCGCACAACAACCTGTTCGCGATCGACGGCGATCTGATCAATCGTCCTGCGCCGCGTATCGCGCAAGGCGCGGCGCAACTGTGCGAAGACCTCGATATCGCGCGCTCACATCGCGCGGGCCATTGA
- the cobC gene encoding alpha-ribazole phosphatase: protein MDIVLIRHPAVSVDEGVCYGQSDVALADAPETSAAALAVRLATLQVPAPRVLLSSPLTRCASVAGALAANFGCAYSTDDSLKEMDFGTWELQRWDGIDRALIDAWAEDFEGARAHGGESVEQFVARVRAWFDVFQQTRELTPAYVVTHAGVIRVIAATVLGLPVERCLKWSVDMAGCVWLRRDDTSQEWSIVRWNA, encoded by the coding sequence ATGGATATCGTTCTGATCCGTCATCCGGCTGTGTCCGTCGATGAAGGCGTGTGCTACGGGCAAAGCGACGTGGCGCTCGCCGATGCGCCCGAAACCTCGGCGGCTGCGCTTGCCGTGCGTCTCGCCACGTTGCAGGTGCCCGCGCCGCGCGTGCTGCTGTCGAGTCCGCTCACACGCTGCGCCAGCGTTGCGGGCGCACTGGCGGCGAACTTCGGTTGCGCCTATAGCACCGACGACAGCCTGAAGGAAATGGACTTCGGCACGTGGGAACTGCAACGCTGGGACGGTATCGATCGCGCGTTGATCGATGCATGGGCCGAAGATTTCGAGGGCGCACGTGCGCATGGCGGCGAAAGCGTCGAGCAGTTCGTGGCCCGCGTGCGCGCGTGGTTCGACGTATTCCAGCAGACGCGCGAACTCACACCCGCGTATGTCGTCACGCATGCGGGCGTGATACGCGTGATCGCTGCGACGGTGCTCGGCCTGCCTGTCGAGCGCTGTCTGAAATGGTCGGTCGATATGGCGGGTTGCGTCTGGTTGCGACGCGACGACACGAGCCAGGAATGGTCGATCGTGCGCTGGAACGCTTGA
- a CDS encoding adenosylcobinamide-GDP ribazoletransferase: MNELRYFFTALGYFTRVPVPRWVGYEPHYLNAAARYFPLVGALVGAAGAIVYMAALRIFPAGVAVLLSMATTLLITGAFHEDGLADCVDAFGGAYTREDTLRIMHDSRIGAFGAIALMIALALKWQTLAALPPMRAAWLMIAAHAASRTCAISYLVTLDYVRAEGKAKPVAQRMSRNAFGCAIVLGMPWLFWPQWRAACITLVVLIALRYMLGRYFVRRIGGYTGDCLGFAQQIFELAIYLVGLAWISF, encoded by the coding sequence ATGAATGAACTGCGTTATTTCTTCACGGCGCTCGGCTACTTCACGCGTGTGCCCGTGCCGCGCTGGGTCGGCTACGAGCCGCATTATCTGAATGCGGCGGCGCGTTACTTCCCATTGGTCGGCGCATTGGTCGGCGCGGCGGGCGCGATCGTATATATGGCCGCGTTGCGCATCTTTCCGGCGGGCGTTGCCGTGCTGCTGTCGATGGCGACGACGCTGCTCATCACAGGCGCATTCCACGAAGACGGTCTCGCCGATTGCGTCGATGCGTTCGGCGGCGCCTATACGCGCGAGGACACGCTGCGCATCATGCATGACTCGCGCATCGGCGCATTCGGCGCGATTGCGCTGATGATCGCACTCGCGCTGAAGTGGCAGACGCTCGCCGCGTTGCCGCCGATGCGCGCCGCATGGCTGATGATCGCCGCGCACGCGGCGAGCCGCACCTGCGCGATCAGTTACCTCGTCACGCTCGATTACGTGCGCGCCGAAGGCAAGGCGAAGCCCGTCGCGCAGCGCATGTCACGCAATGCGTTCGGCTGCGCTATCGTTCTGGGTATGCCGTGGCTCTTCTGGCCACAGTGGCGCGCTGCTTGCATCACGCTGGTCGTGCTGATCGCGTTGCGCTACATGCTGGGCCGCTATTTCGTCAGACGCATCGGCGGATATACGGGTGACTGTCTCGGTTTTGCACAGCAGATTTTCGAACTGGCCATCTATCTGGTGGGGCTCGCATGGATATCGTTCTGA
- the cobT gene encoding nicotinate-nucleotide--dimethylbenzimidazole phosphoribosyltransferase: MITSHSLPHVEPLEQSMRADLQRIIDLKTKPPGSLGQLETLARQMGMIQRTTQPSITRPAMIVFAADHGIANAGVSPYPQAVTAQMVLNFLAGGAAINAFSRVAGLELEVVNAGVAHAFESHERLVDIPLGKGTRNFAQEPAMTRDEALAAMRAGAERVRHHAALGTNVIGFGEMGIANTSSAACLMSRLCGVPIDDCVGRGTGLDNAGLVKKRNVLAAALAHHPVSNDPLDVLATFGGFEIAMMTGAYLAAAEARMTIVVDGFIATSALLVADAFAPAVRDYCVFAHASNETGHRRMLDHFGAVPLLALDLRLGEGTGAALAMPLLRAAVAFVNEMASFESAGVAQRDA; this comes from the coding sequence ATGATCACTTCGCATTCACTGCCTCACGTCGAACCGCTCGAACAGTCGATGCGCGCCGACCTGCAACGTATCATCGATCTGAAGACGAAACCGCCCGGCAGCCTCGGCCAGCTCGAAACGCTCGCGCGTCAGATGGGCATGATCCAGCGCACGACGCAGCCGTCCATCACGCGTCCCGCGATGATCGTCTTCGCCGCCGATCACGGCATCGCGAACGCGGGCGTGAGTCCTTATCCGCAAGCGGTGACGGCGCAGATGGTGCTCAACTTTCTTGCGGGCGGCGCGGCGATCAATGCGTTCAGCCGCGTCGCGGGCCTCGAACTCGAAGTGGTGAATGCGGGCGTCGCGCACGCGTTCGAATCGCATGAAAGGCTCGTCGATATTCCGCTCGGCAAGGGCACGCGCAACTTCGCGCAAGAGCCCGCGATGACGCGCGACGAAGCGCTCGCCGCGATGCGCGCGGGCGCTGAGCGCGTGCGACATCACGCGGCGCTCGGCACCAACGTGATCGGCTTCGGCGAGATGGGCATTGCGAACACGTCGTCGGCTGCGTGCCTGATGAGCCGTCTGTGCGGCGTGCCCATTGACGATTGCGTCGGACGCGGCACGGGTCTCGACAACGCGGGCCTCGTGAAGAAGCGCAACGTGCTGGCTGCTGCGCTCGCGCATCATCCCGTATCGAACGATCCGCTCGATGTACTTGCAACCTTCGGCGGCTTCGAAATCGCGATGATGACGGGCGCGTATCTCGCGGCGGCGGAAGCGCGCATGACGATCGTCGTCGACGGATTCATCGCGACGTCCGCGCTGCTGGTTGCCGATGCGTTCGCGCCCGCCGTGCGCGACTACTGCGTGTTCGCGCATGCATCGAACGAGACGGGGCACCGGCGCATGCTCGATCACTTCGGCGCAGTGCCGCTGCTCGCGCTCGATCTGCGGCTCGGCGAAGGTACGGGCGCGGCGCTTGCTATGCCGCTGCTGCGCGCGGCCGTCGCGTTCGTCAACGAGATGGCGAGCTTCGAGTCGGCGGGCGTCGCGCAACGCGATGCATGA